The Bacillus carboniphilus genome contains a region encoding:
- a CDS encoding RNA polymerase sigma factor, whose product MKNPSLVDDIVQDTCIKIYKYLQTHQMPDNIEAWVTTVAKNMATDHLRMVKRNIDLLEHMQEHCFEVNLQEYYRTPEANLLSKQTTSDIKEALDSFDQQTKVILLLRQQGYSYNDISQKINLPLNTIKTKIHRGRRQLVTHLKEKECY is encoded by the coding sequence GTGAAAAATCCATCTTTAGTAGATGATATCGTCCAAGATACTTGCATTAAAATTTATAAATACCTACAAACACACCAAATGCCAGACAACATTGAGGCTTGGGTTACGACCGTGGCTAAAAATATGGCGACTGATCACCTGCGGATGGTGAAGAGAAATATAGATCTTTTAGAGCATATGCAGGAACATTGCTTCGAAGTGAACCTACAAGAATATTACCGTACACCGGAAGCGAATTTATTAAGTAAACAAACTACTTCTGATATAAAGGAAGCGTTAGATTCATTCGACCAACAAACGAAGGTTATTTTGTTATTAAGACAACAAGGGTATTCGTATAATGACATCTCCCAAAAAATCAACCTTCCTTTGAATACGATTAAAACAAAGATTCATAGAGGAAGAAGACAGCTCGTCACTCACCTGAAAGAAAAAGAATGCTACTAG
- the uvsE gene encoding UV DNA damage repair endonuclease UvsE, producing the protein MKLGYACINTTLPTKFRTCRLKTIQTEGFQKIKELALHNLQQVVSALNWNVEHGILFYRLSSDLIPFASHPITNEWKWYEDDDLLEVTEEIRAIRKKHGLRLSCHPGQYTILNSKREEVVANATLDLQYHSHLMDLVDGEDIILHVGGAYGDKESSKKRLVHAYEKLEEKIKKRLRFENDHHTFHAKDLVDIYEMSGASICFDIHHHNCNPAPENITTLLPIIFSSWTNTPKVHISSGQKSKTDPSHHNYILEKDFIEFMNLLGDQPIDMMFEAKKKEQSVLRVMDWSKQHRPSIYEKIEKG; encoded by the coding sequence TTGAAACTCGGATATGCATGTATCAACACGACTTTACCGACCAAGTTTAGAACTTGTCGCTTAAAAACCATACAAACGGAAGGATTTCAAAAAATAAAAGAACTTGCTTTACACAATCTTCAGCAAGTGGTCAGTGCATTGAATTGGAATGTTGAACATGGCATTCTTTTTTATCGTCTCTCAAGTGATTTAATTCCATTTGCTTCTCATCCGATAACAAACGAATGGAAATGGTATGAGGATGACGATCTTTTAGAAGTAACAGAAGAAATTAGAGCTATACGAAAGAAACACGGATTGAGATTAAGCTGCCATCCCGGCCAATATACCATTCTCAATTCGAAACGAGAGGAAGTCGTAGCTAATGCGACCCTTGATTTACAATACCACTCTCACCTGATGGATTTAGTAGACGGTGAAGATATCATCTTACATGTTGGCGGAGCATATGGCGATAAAGAATCTTCAAAAAAACGACTCGTCCATGCGTATGAAAAATTAGAAGAAAAGATAAAGAAAAGGCTAAGGTTTGAAAATGATCATCATACGTTTCATGCTAAAGATCTTGTTGATATATACGAAATGAGCGGAGCCTCTATTTGCTTCGATATTCATCATCATAATTGTAATCCGGCACCTGAAAACATTACTACTTTACTCCCGATTATTTTTAGTTCTTGGACAAATACTCCTAAAGTCCATATTAGTTCAGGTCAAAAAAGTAAAACAGACCCTTCTCATCACAACTATATTTTAGAGAAGGACTTTATAGAATTTATGAACTTACTAGGTGACCAACCGATTGACATGATGTTTGAAGCTAAGAAAAAGGAACAATCTGTTCTTCGAGTTATGGATTGGAGCAAACAGCATCGCCCATCTATTTACGAAAAAATAGAGAAAGGATGA
- the argS gene encoding arginine--tRNA ligase: MNIVEEKKEQLKAEIKKAVLSASLATEDQIPDVMLELPKEKAHGDYSTNMAMQLARIAKKPPRKIAEDIVAHLDTSTASIEKVEIAGPGFINFYLDNRYLTDLVSTIIQSGSDYGSVNVGQGHKIQNEFVSANPTGDLHLGHARGASLGDALCNILEKAGYDVSREYYINDAGNQINNLMYSVEARYMQALGQDFPMPEDGYHGKDIIEIGQCLADEYGDKFVEAKEDRLSFFREYGLQYELEKLKIDLEEFRVHFDVWYPETSLYKSGKIDEALTILRENGHLYEEEGATWFRSTTFGDDKDRVLIKKDGTYTYLTPDIAYHKDKLDRGFDTLINVWGADHHGYIPRMKAAIQALGYDKETLEVEIIQLVHLYRNGEKVKMSKRTGKAVTMRELVDEVGLDAVRYFFAMRSGDTHLDFDLDLAVSKSNDNPVYYAQYAHARICSMLRQGVEQGWSFEDNSSLEELISEKEIELLKLLGGFPSAIAEAAEKRIPHRITNYIYELSSALHSFYNAEKVIDIDNQEKSKARLALMKATQITLKNALKLIGVSAPEKM; the protein is encoded by the coding sequence ATGAATATTGTGGAAGAAAAGAAGGAACAGCTGAAGGCAGAAATTAAAAAAGCCGTTTTATCCGCTAGCCTTGCGACTGAAGACCAAATACCAGACGTCATGTTGGAGCTTCCAAAAGAAAAAGCTCATGGAGACTATTCAACGAATATGGCTATGCAATTAGCAAGAATCGCGAAAAAACCCCCAAGAAAAATAGCGGAAGACATTGTTGCCCATTTGGATACGAGCACGGCATCGATTGAAAAAGTAGAAATTGCCGGACCCGGATTTATTAACTTTTATTTGGACAATCGATATTTAACGGACCTTGTCTCTACAATAATTCAGAGTGGTAGTGATTACGGTTCCGTTAATGTTGGACAAGGACATAAAATTCAAAATGAGTTTGTGTCGGCAAACCCAACTGGAGACCTGCATTTAGGACACGCAAGAGGCGCCTCATTAGGGGATGCGCTCTGTAATATTCTTGAAAAGGCAGGGTATGATGTTTCTAGAGAGTATTATATTAATGACGCGGGCAATCAAATCAATAATTTAATGTATTCTGTTGAAGCCCGTTATATGCAAGCGCTTGGCCAAGACTTCCCTATGCCTGAAGATGGTTACCACGGGAAAGACATTATTGAAATTGGTCAATGTTTGGCAGATGAATATGGGGATAAATTTGTTGAAGCAAAAGAAGATCGTTTAAGCTTTTTTCGTGAGTATGGTCTCCAATATGAATTAGAAAAACTAAAAATAGACTTGGAAGAATTCCGTGTCCACTTTGATGTTTGGTACCCAGAAACGTCTCTATATAAAAGTGGGAAAATTGACGAGGCACTTACAATCCTTAGAGAGAATGGTCATTTGTATGAAGAGGAAGGAGCGACTTGGTTCCGCTCAACGACATTCGGTGATGATAAGGACCGTGTTTTAATTAAGAAGGATGGAACATATACGTATTTAACACCTGATATCGCTTATCATAAAGATAAGTTAGATCGAGGATTTGATACATTAATTAATGTATGGGGCGCGGATCATCATGGGTATATTCCAAGAATGAAGGCTGCTATACAAGCGCTAGGTTATGATAAGGAGACACTTGAGGTGGAGATCATTCAGCTCGTTCATCTTTATCGTAATGGGGAAAAAGTAAAGATGAGTAAGCGAACAGGGAAAGCAGTCACGATGCGGGAACTCGTTGATGAGGTCGGCCTTGATGCGGTTCGTTACTTCTTTGCCATGAGAAGTGGAGACACTCATCTCGATTTTGATCTAGACTTAGCTGTATCAAAATCAAATGATAACCCTGTATATTATGCACAGTATGCACATGCTCGTATATGTAGTATGCTTCGTCAAGGAGTGGAGCAAGGATGGTCTTTTGAGGACAATAGTTCTTTGGAGGAATTAATTTCTGAAAAAGAAATCGAGCTTCTTAAGCTATTAGGAGGGTTTCCTTCTGCCATTGCAGAGGCAGCAGAGAAGCGAATTCCACACCGAATCACGAACTATATATATGAACTTTCTTCTGCTCTTCATAGCTTTTACAATGCTGAAAAGGTCATAGACATAGACAATCAAGAAAAATCAAAAGCCCGCTTAGCTTTGATGAAGGCGACTCAAATTACATTGAAGAACGCTCTTAAATTGATTGGCGTTTCGGCACCAGAAAAAATGTAA
- a CDS encoding DUF1934 domain-containing protein, giving the protein MNKTQIKLHIKNKINNGHDEDTIEFHTTGVFYKKNDHIFLVYDEVQDDEVIQTTIKASEEKALIMRSGAVSMKQRFQEGESSSTLYKTKYGNLRLDAYTKSLKVESDNQKGAIYIQYELDMDEGQNHLHTLSVTYKEEN; this is encoded by the coding sequence TTGAATAAGACACAAATTAAATTACATATAAAAAACAAGATAAATAATGGACATGACGAAGATACCATTGAATTTCATACAACGGGTGTATTTTATAAAAAAAATGACCATATTTTTTTAGTATACGATGAAGTGCAGGATGATGAGGTCATTCAGACAACAATTAAAGCTTCTGAAGAAAAAGCGTTAATTATGAGGTCGGGTGCTGTTAGTATGAAGCAACGATTTCAAGAAGGAGAGAGCTCTTCAACTCTGTATAAGACAAAATATGGGAATTTAAGGTTAGATGCTTACACTAAGTCTCTTAAAGTAGAATCAGACAATCAAAAGGGAGCCATTTATATTCAATATGAATTGGATATGGATGAAGGGCAAAATCATTTACATACATTATCCGTTACGTACAAGGAGGAGAACTGA
- a CDS encoding GNAT family N-acetyltransferase yields MEIKQINPEQTLSLRHKQLRSHLTLEECVYNGDYEESTVHLAAIEQEKIIGIASFYEEKCLAMPSKRAYRLRGMAVDSEYQGNSIGSQIIAYAEEKLRRRGVEVVWCNARLKALNFYKRNGFTVSGDKFEIPFIGSHFVMKKELKETAGNHYLTSIEKEFKAIKRKADLAIDQLSIEELYWRPHEHTNSISTIMKHLSGNMHSRWTNFLHSDGEKRDRQRDLEFEEFVMTREEMLDYWEKGWSCLFSTISSLTEHDLLKEVTIRNEPHTVIQALLRQSTHYSSHVGQILSIGKQLKAEGWKNLSIPKGESESFNQKKMGESH; encoded by the coding sequence TTGGAAATAAAACAAATAAATCCAGAACAAACATTGTCTCTACGTCATAAACAATTACGCTCACATTTAACACTAGAAGAATGTGTTTATAATGGAGATTACGAAGAATCCACCGTTCACCTTGCTGCAATTGAGCAAGAAAAAATCATAGGCATCGCCTCTTTCTATGAGGAGAAATGTTTAGCGATGCCGAGTAAAAGGGCTTATCGGTTAAGGGGAATGGCAGTAGATAGTGAATATCAGGGTAATTCAATAGGGTCTCAAATTATTGCGTATGCTGAAGAGAAGCTACGTCGCCGTGGAGTAGAAGTCGTTTGGTGTAACGCCCGTCTGAAAGCACTAAACTTTTATAAAAGAAATGGCTTTACTGTGTCAGGAGATAAATTTGAAATTCCTTTTATCGGTTCCCACTTCGTGATGAAAAAAGAACTAAAAGAAACGGCAGGAAATCATTATTTAACAAGTATTGAAAAAGAGTTTAAAGCTATAAAGAGAAAAGCCGACCTAGCCATTGACCAACTTTCTATAGAAGAGCTTTATTGGAGGCCTCATGAGCATACAAATAGTATTTCGACTATTATGAAACATTTAAGTGGCAATATGCATTCAAGATGGACAAATTTTTTACATTCAGATGGTGAAAAACGAGATAGACAGCGAGATTTAGAGTTTGAGGAATTCGTCATGACGAGAGAAGAAATGTTGGATTATTGGGAAAAGGGATGGTCTTGTTTATTCTCGACGATTTCTTCTCTTACAGAACATGATTTGTTAAAAGAAGTAACCATTCGAAATGAACCACATACCGTCATTCAAGCACTTTTAAGGCAGTCGACTCATTATAGCAGTCATGTTGGGCAAATCCTATCTATCGGAAAACAGTTGAAAGCAGAAGGGTGGAAAAATCTCAGCATTCCTAAAGGAGAGTCAGAGTCTTTTAATCAAAAGAAAATGGGCGAAAGTCATTGA